The genomic DNA CATGGCCTACTTCGAGCCGACCACGCTGCTGTCGGCGCTGGCCGCGCTCACGCGCAACCTCGGGCTGGTCGCGACCGCGACCACCAGCTACAACGAGCCCTTCAACATCGCGCGCCGCTTCGCCTCGCTCGACCACATCAGCCACGGCCGCGCGGGCTGGAACGTCGTCACCTCGTCCAACCCGGACGAGGCGCTCAACTTCGGCCGGCCCGAACATTTCAAGCATGGCGACCGCTATGCGCGTGCACGCGAATTCGTCGAGGTCGTCAAGAAGCTCTGGGATTCCTGGGAGGACGATGCCTTCATCCGCGACCGCGCATCGGGCCGCTACTTCGAGCCGTCGAAGCTCCACGTCGCCCACCATGCGCAGGAGCACTTCAACGTCCGCGGCCCGCTCAACATCTCGCGCGCGCCGCAGGGCTATCCGGTGATCGCGCAGGCCGGCGCCTCCGAGGACGGCCGCGAGCTCGCGGCGCACAGCGCCGAGATCGTCTTCACGCCCCTGCATTCGCTCGACAAGGCCAAGGCCTTCTACCAGGACGTGAAGCGCCGCATGGACAAATACCGGCGTGCCGAAGACCAGATGAAGATCACCCCCGGCCTCAACGTGATCGTCGGCGCGACCCGCGGCGAAGCGGTGCGCAAGCAGAAGCATCTCGAATCGCTGGTGCATCCGGCCGTCGGGCTGGAACTGCTGTCCAATGCGCTCGGCGGCATCGACCTGTCCGGCTGCGATCTCGACCGGCCGCTGCCCCTGTCGCTGATCCCCGAGGACACCAACACCAGCAAGGGAACGCTCGCGCACACGATCGAGATGTCGCAGAAGGAAGGCACGACGGTGCGCCAGCTCTATCTCGAGTACGCGGGCGCGCGCGGCCAGCGAACCCTGCTCGGCACGCCGCAGAGCATCGTCGACGACATGGAGGAATGGTTCCATTCGAAGGGCGTCGACGGCTTCCTGATCCAGCCTTCGGTCGCGCCCGCCGACCTGGTCGATTTCGTCGATCTCGTCGTGCCCGAACTGCAGCGGCGCGATCTGCTGCGCACTTTCTACGAAGGCGGCACGCTCAGAGCCAACCTCCGGCTGGCCCGGCCGGACAATCGCCATGCGGGCTCGGCCACAGGAGAACGGTCATGACCTCATCCATGCTCGAACGCAAGGCGCCCTCTGCGCCGACCGCCGAATTGCCGGCCCGCTTCAAGGCCGCGATGCGCGGCGTGGCCGGCACGGTGACCATCGTCACCGCGACGCAGGGCGAACGCTTCGTCGGCATGGCGGCGACGGCCTTCAGCGCCGTGTCGATGGACCCGCCCTCGCTGCTGGTCTGCGTCAACACCGACGCATCGATCCATGCCGCGATCGTGAAGACGCGAAGCTTCTGCGTGAACATCCTGCACCGTTCCAACGAGCCGGTCTGCCACTTCTTCGGCGGCAAGTTCACGCAGGAGGAGCGCTTCGCGGCCACCGAATGGAAGGCCACCGAGCGCGGCCTGCCCTATCTCGCCTCGTCGCAGGCCACGCTCGAATGCGAGCTGTCGGACAGCATCGACCATGGCAGCCATTCGATCTTCGTCGGCAACGTGCTGGCGGCGCGCCTGGGCGATGCGATCAATCCGCTGCTCTATCTCGACGGCCGCTACGAATCCATTGCGGCGCACGGCTGAAGAACCCATTCGAATCAAGGAGACATCCATGAAAGCAATCTACGGGCTGGCAGTGATTCCCTTCATCGGGTTCCTGTCCGGCGGCGCGATCCTGTCGAAGGTCGACCCGCTGTTTCTCGGGCTTCCCTTTTTGATGGTGTGGAACATCGCCTGGATGTTCATCTCGTCCGGCATCCTGGCCGTGATCTACTGGTTCGACTCGCACGCAGAGGACGCTCAACCATGAACGCCGCATTGATCGTCATCGCCATCTTCTTCGCCTGCGCGCTCGCCGCCGGCCTCGTCGCGCGGCGCGGCATCACGATGAACCTCAAGGAATGGGCCGTGGCCGGCCGCGGCTTCGGCACCGTCATCACCTTCGTGCTGATCGCCGGCGAAGTGTTCTCGACCTACTCCTTCCTCGGCGCAACCGGCTGGGCCTACGGACGCGGCGCGCCCACCTTCTACTACCTGGCCTGCGCGTCGCTGGCCTTCGTCATCGGCTACTGGAGCCTGCCGCGGCTGTGGGCCTATGCGCAGGAGCGCGGGCTCATTTCCTTCTCCGACTACTTCGAATCCAAGTACCGCAGCAAGCCGCTCGGCGTGATCGTGTGCGTCATCGCGCTGCTGGCGATGATTCCGCTGCTGGTCATCCAGCTGCGCGGACTCGGCATCATCGTCGCCGAGACCTCGTATGGCGCGATCAGCGAGAACGCGGCGATCTGGATCGGGCTGTCGATCATGGTCGTCTACATCGTCGTCTCGGGCATCCGCGGCGCGGCGACCGTGGCGGTGATCAAGGACATCTCGATCTTCGCGCTCGCGCTCTTTCTCGGCATCTACCTGCCGCTGCATTACTTCGGCAGCTACGCGCACATGTTCAGCGCGATCTCGACGGCCAAGCCCCATCACTTCCAGTTGCCGGACAAGGGACTCAACCTCAGCTGGTACAACTCCACCGTCATCCTGATCTCGCTCGGCTTCTACCTCTACCCCTACCAGTTCACCAGCATCTACGCCGCGCGCAGCCTCAATGCCGTGCGCAAGAACGCGGTGATCCTGCCGCTCTACCAGACGCTGATCACCTGCATGTACATGGTCGGCTTCGCGGCGATCCTCGTCGTGCCGGGGCTCGAGGGTGCGTCGGTGGACCTCGCGCTCTTTCGCATCAGCAAGCTGTCCTTCGATCCGTGGTTCGTCGGCGTGATCGGCGGCGTCGGGCTGCTGACCGCGGTGGTGCCCGGCGCGATGATCCTGCTCAACGCATCGACCATGGTCGGCAAGAACATCTACAAGGAATACTTCAACCCCTCGGCGCCCGACACGCGCGTCGAGCGCGTCGCCAAGATCACCGTGCCGCTCTATGCGCTGGTCGCGGTCATCGCGCTGTTCAAGTCCGGCATCGAGATGGTGCCGCTCGCGCTGCTCGCGTCCAACCTGCTGAACCAGCTCTTCCCGTCCTTCATCATCGGCCTGTTCCGCCGCGACGCCATCAACGGCCGGGCGCCGATCGCGGGCATCGCCGCCGGCATGATGCTCATCGCCTACGTGATGCTGGGGTACGATGGCAGCGTGGCCCGGGCCTTGCCCTTTGCGCCGGACTTCATCCAGTCATGCAACCTCGGACTCCTGGCATTGCTGCTCAACCTCGCGGTGTTTCTCGCGGCGATGAAGCTCTGGCCTGAAAGCAGCAGACAGGCCGCCGACGAATCCTTCTCGATGCCGCGCAGCGCATAGACCCCGCACACGACGATGAAGGGACGCATTAGCTCGCTCTCGATGCTGTACCTGGCCGAGGTGGCCGATGCGGGTTCCATCCGCCTGGCCGCCGAGCGCCTCTTCATCTCGCCCTCGGCGCTCAACCGCAAGATCCTGCTGCTCGAAGAGCAATTGGGCGCCGCCATCTTCAAGCGCGCGGCCCGCGGCGTCACCCTCACCGGCGCGGGCGAGATCATGCTTGCCGCCGCCCGCCAGACCGAACGCAACCTCGCCACCGCCATCTCGCAGGTCGAGGCGCTGCGCGGCCTCAAGCGCGGCCACGTCAACTTCGGCACGCTCACCGGCTTCGCGGAGAAGGCCGTGCCCGAACTGCTGGCGGCCTGGCGCGTATCGCACCCCGAGGTCACTTTCAACTTCTACGCCGGCAACTCGCGCGACATCGTGCAGCAGGTGCTTGAAGGCCGGCTCGACCTCGGCCTGTGCTGGGACCCGCCGAGCTCCACGCCCGTGCGCCGCGTGGCCTCGGCCGACATCCCGATCGGCGTTGCGATGCAGCCCGACCATCCGCTGGCGGCGCGCAAGAAGGTGCGGCTGCGCGAATGCCTGGAGTACGCGGTCGTCTTCCCCTCGCGCGGCATGGAGTTCCGCACGGTGCTGGACCGCATCAACATCGGCATCGAGAGCCGGGTGACGCCGGCCGTCGAAGTCAACTCGATCGCGGCGCTCAGGCAGCTCGCGCTCATCGGCAACGACCTCGTGCTGATCACCGCCAACTCGGTGATCGACGAGATCGAGGCCGGCACCATCGTGCTTCGGCCGCTGGAGGATCCGGGCTGCGACCTGCTCAAGCTCAGCCTGTTCACCAAGGACTCCGACAGCCTGCCGGCCGTGGCGGACGTGGTGATCGCGGGCCTGGAGCGGGAGCTGGGGATGATCAGGGAGCGGGTGGCCGGGATCTATTCGGCATAGCCCGGCAACTCGCGGTCGAGCACGCGCATCATGGCTTCGAAGAACAGCCGCTCGCGCTCCGCGCGCGGGTGGCGGTCGTCCTGCCCCGGGGTCTGCACCTGCCGGACCATCTCGTCGCTCAACACGGCCAGCGGGCGCCCGGTGGCCAGCGCGAGCATCTGCATGCGGCAGACCCGCTCGATGCGGTAGAGGCGGCGGTAGGCCTCGGCCACGGTGTTGCCGACCACCAGCACCCCGTGGTTCTTCATGAAGACGATCGGCTTGTCGCGCGCGAGGGCCGCCAGGCGCTCGCCTTCGGACAGGCTGCTCGCGGTGCCTGTGTAGTCGTCGTCGTAGGCGATCTGCGTGCTCACCAGCGCCGCCGTCTGGCTCGCAGGCTGCAGCCGGTTGTCCTGCAGCATGTTGAGCGCCGTGGCCCAGGTCTGGTGGGTGTGCAGCACCACCTTCGCGCCGGTGATGCGGTGGATCGGCGCGTGAATGCACTGCGCGGAAATCTCCACCACGCCGTCGCCTTCGTGCGTGACACCCTGCTCATCGAAGACCAGCAACTCGCTCGCACGGGCCTCCGACCAATGACAGCCGAAAGGCATGATCAGGAATCGGTCCTCGCGCCCCGGCACCACCATGGTGAAGTGGTTGTCGATGCCTTCGTCGAGTTCGTGCAGCGCCGCCATGCGATAGGCCGCCGCGAGATGGATGCGCGCCTGCGTGATCGGATCGACGCTGGGGTTCATGGTCGCCATCAGTTGATGTGGATGTTGGCCTTCTGGATCACGTCCTTCATCAGCGCGTCATCCTTGGCGATCTGCGCCTTGAAGTCGGCCGGCCCTTCGAACGCGCCCGACATGCTCATGGCAGTCAGCTTGCTCTTGTCGATGCCTTCCATCACGTCCTTCGACGCGGCCCCGATCTGGTCGACGATGTTCGCGGGCGTGCCCTTGGGCGCGAAGACGCCATACCAGTTCGGCACGTCGAGGTCCACGCCGAGCTCCTTCAAGGTCGGCACGTTCGGCAGATCGGGGTGGCGCGTGCCCACCATGCTCGCGATGGCCTTCAGCTGCCCGGCTTTCACCTGCGGCACGACCACGCTGTCGTAGACGACGTCCACGCGCCCGCTCAGCAGGTCGGGAATGAATTCCGCCGAACCCTTGTAGGGCACGTGCACCGTGTTCACGCCCGTCTTGAGGTTGATCAGTTCGCCCATCAGGTGCGTCATGGTGGCCGGGCCGGCCGAGCCGAAGGAATACTTGCCCGGATGCTTCTTCATCTCGGCGACCACCTCGGCGAAGTTGTTGCCCGGAAAGTCCTTGCGCACCACCATCATCGGAATCCAGGTGGTGAGCCGCGCGACGGGCACGAAGTCGGTGAGCGGGTCGTACGGGAGCTGCTGCAGATGCGGCGTCACGACGAAAACCCCCGTCGGCGCGACGAACAGCACGCTGCCGTCGTTGGCGCCGCGCATCGCCGCCTGCGCACCGATCACGCCGCCGGCGCCCGGCTTGTTGTCGACGATGACGGCGCGTCCCAGCTTCTTGCCGAGCGCTTCGGCATAGAGCCGCGCGATGTTGTCCGCATTGCCGCCGGCCGGGTAGGGCACGATGACGCGGATGGGCTTGTCCTGCTGCGCGGCGGCAGGCAGGGCGAAGGCGGCGGCAAGGGCCAGGGCAAGGGCGAGGACGGGCCTGCGTTTCATGGTGATGATGTCTCCGTGGATGTCGAGGGTTCTTTGCTTCAACGGCCTTCGAAGCGAGGCTTGCGTTTGTCCTTGAAGGCGCGCTTGCCTTCTTCCAGGTCCTCGCTCAGGCGGATCGCATCCAGTTGCTGGAGCGTGCGCGCATAGATCTCGGACGGGCTCTGCGGAATGATCTGGCTGACGAAGCGCTTGATGGTGCGGATCACCAGCGGCGCCATGCCGGCGATCTCCTCGGCCATGGCCAGGGCCACCTCCAGCTGCCGGCCGACGGGTGTCACCTGGTTGATCAGGCCCACTTCATAAGCGCGCTGTGCATCCATCTGCCGGCCCAGCAGCATCACCTCCATCGCCACCTTCTGCGGAATGCGCGCGGCCAGCGCGGTGATGAAGCCCTGCGTGAGGCCGATCTTCGCCTCCGGGTAGCTGAACTTCGTGTTCTCGGCCGCGACGGCGAGGTCGCAGGTCGCGGTGAGCGTGATGCCGCCGCCGATGCACCAGCCGGCGATGGCCGCGATGATGGGCTTGTCGGTCACGATGCCGGCGCCGGGCGTGCAGCGCCAGAACTCCGGAATATCGTTGAGGTCGGCGCCGGCCGTGAAGGCCTCGTTGCCGGCGCCGGTGATCACG from Variovorax sp. PBL-E5 includes the following:
- a CDS encoding enoyl-CoA hydratase/isomerase family protein is translated as MSCLRIDRRGAVTVFTIDNAAKRNALSQATALDLQRGFAEFDADASQRVAVITGAGNEAFTAGADLNDIPEFWRCTPGAGIVTDKPIIAAIAGWCIGGGITLTATCDLAVAAENTKFSYPEAKIGLTQGFITALAARIPQKVAMEVMLLGRQMDAQRAYEVGLINQVTPVGRQLEVALAMAEEIAGMAPLVIRTIKRFVSQIIPQSPSEIYARTLQQLDAIRLSEDLEEGKRAFKDKRKPRFEGR
- a CDS encoding sodium:solute symporter family protein, with translation MNAALIVIAIFFACALAAGLVARRGITMNLKEWAVAGRGFGTVITFVLIAGEVFSTYSFLGATGWAYGRGAPTFYYLACASLAFVIGYWSLPRLWAYAQERGLISFSDYFESKYRSKPLGVIVCVIALLAMIPLLVIQLRGLGIIVAETSYGAISENAAIWIGLSIMVVYIVVSGIRGAATVAVIKDISIFALALFLGIYLPLHYFGSYAHMFSAISTAKPHHFQLPDKGLNLSWYNSTVILISLGFYLYPYQFTSIYAARSLNAVRKNAVILPLYQTLITCMYMVGFAAILVVPGLEGASVDLALFRISKLSFDPWFVGVIGGVGLLTAVVPGAMILLNASTMVGKNIYKEYFNPSAPDTRVERVAKITVPLYALVAVIALFKSGIEMVPLALLASNLLNQLFPSFIIGLFRRDAINGRAPIAGIAAGMMLIAYVMLGYDGSVARALPFAPDFIQSCNLGLLALLLNLAVFLAAMKLWPESSRQAADESFSMPRSA
- a CDS encoding flavin reductase family protein, which produces MTSSMLERKAPSAPTAELPARFKAAMRGVAGTVTIVTATQGERFVGMAATAFSAVSMDPPSLLVCVNTDASIHAAIVKTRSFCVNILHRSNEPVCHFFGGKFTQEERFAATEWKATERGLPYLASSQATLECELSDSIDHGSHSIFVGNVLAARLGDAINPLLYLDGRYESIAAHG
- a CDS encoding class II aldolase/adducin family protein; translation: MNPSVDPITQARIHLAAAYRMAALHELDEGIDNHFTMVVPGREDRFLIMPFGCHWSEARASELLVFDEQGVTHEGDGVVEISAQCIHAPIHRITGAKVVLHTHQTWATALNMLQDNRLQPASQTAALVSTQIAYDDDYTGTASSLSEGERLAALARDKPIVFMKNHGVLVVGNTVAEAYRRLYRIERVCRMQMLALATGRPLAVLSDEMVRQVQTPGQDDRHPRAERERLFFEAMMRVLDRELPGYAE
- a CDS encoding LLM class flavin-dependent oxidoreductase translates to MKASSSKPRLALGLLIHPTGNHVASWLHPSAQVDAGSNFAHYAQLAKTAEAGCFDFMFLADALAVRGGHMEALSRWPQYMAYFEPTTLLSALAALTRNLGLVATATTSYNEPFNIARRFASLDHISHGRAGWNVVTSSNPDEALNFGRPEHFKHGDRYARAREFVEVVKKLWDSWEDDAFIRDRASGRYFEPSKLHVAHHAQEHFNVRGPLNISRAPQGYPVIAQAGASEDGRELAAHSAEIVFTPLHSLDKAKAFYQDVKRRMDKYRRAEDQMKITPGLNVIVGATRGEAVRKQKHLESLVHPAVGLELLSNALGGIDLSGCDLDRPLPLSLIPEDTNTSKGTLAHTIEMSQKEGTTVRQLYLEYAGARGQRTLLGTPQSIVDDMEEWFHSKGVDGFLIQPSVAPADLVDFVDLVVPELQRRDLLRTFYEGGTLRANLRLARPDNRHAGSATGERS
- a CDS encoding Bug family tripartite tricarboxylate transporter substrate binding protein, translated to MKRRPVLALALALAAAFALPAAAQQDKPIRVIVPYPAGGNADNIARLYAEALGKKLGRAVIVDNKPGAGGVIGAQAAMRGANDGSVLFVAPTGVFVVTPHLQQLPYDPLTDFVPVARLTTWIPMMVVRKDFPGNNFAEVVAEMKKHPGKYSFGSAGPATMTHLMGELINLKTGVNTVHVPYKGSAEFIPDLLSGRVDVVYDSVVVPQVKAGQLKAIASMVGTRHPDLPNVPTLKELGVDLDVPNWYGVFAPKGTPANIVDQIGAASKDVMEGIDKSKLTAMSMSGAFEGPADFKAQIAKDDALMKDVIQKANIHIN
- a CDS encoding LysR family transcriptional regulator, with the protein product MKGRISSLSMLYLAEVADAGSIRLAAERLFISPSALNRKILLLEEQLGAAIFKRAARGVTLTGAGEIMLAAARQTERNLATAISQVEALRGLKRGHVNFGTLTGFAEKAVPELLAAWRVSHPEVTFNFYAGNSRDIVQQVLEGRLDLGLCWDPPSSTPVRRVASADIPIGVAMQPDHPLAARKKVRLRECLEYAVVFPSRGMEFRTVLDRINIGIESRVTPAVEVNSIAALRQLALIGNDLVLITANSVIDEIEAGTIVLRPLEDPGCDLLKLSLFTKDSDSLPAVADVVIAGLERELGMIRERVAGIYSA
- a CDS encoding DUF3311 domain-containing protein, whose amino-acid sequence is MKAIYGLAVIPFIGFLSGGAILSKVDPLFLGLPFLMVWNIAWMFISSGILAVIYWFDSHAEDAQP